One genomic region from Syntrophorhabdaceae bacterium encodes:
- the topA gene encoding type I DNA topoisomerase, translated as MAKSLVVVESPTKMKTISKYLGKEYSIKATYGHIKDLPKSTIGVDIEKGFKPNFQILKDKVKIVEELKKAGANADTVYIGSDPDREGEAIAFHVAEVLGKKKDIKRILIHEITEKGVKEALKDPTTLDEAKYNAQKARRILDRLVGYKISPVLWEKVSYGLSAGRVQSVALRIICDREEEIINFKPEEYWVIKGIFHTEKGELIEATLERKEDSKIKVTSEEEAKGIKEAVQGKEFSVRYVEIKDRNIAPQAAFITSKLQQEASRRLKFSPKKTMLLAQRLYEGVSIGDEGNLGLITYMRTDSVRVSNEAIQGARDLIKGLFGPSYLPKTPNYFKNKKTSQDAHEAIRPTYPHLIPEKLKPFLDKDLFALYELIWKRFIASQMAPQKVRIKNIEIGDDYIFVAKGQQVIFDGFSRIYLEEEEEPELTKELPDTKKGEKLFLKDLDLQQKFTAPPPRYNEATLIKTLEAKGIGRPSTYATIVSVVQERDYVKKDKGRLVPTPLGITVNRLMKEFFPLIVDINFTAKMEDHLDLIEDGKRDWVKSLGKFYTAFEKELSTAKHDMKSLKKEEKETDIICERCGKNMLLRWGKNGEYLVCSGRPDCKNKKNVTIGEDGTINIQETEIKGTCKQCGGNMIEKTGRFGRFLACSNYPDCTYTEPYSLGFACPEEGCNGRLVERVSKKKKRFISCSNYPDCSFATYMEPKEGECPICKAPTLFSYKKTTSCLRKGCGWKSR; from the coding sequence ATGGCAAAATCACTTGTGGTTGTAGAATCACCAACTAAGATGAAGACCATATCAAAATATCTGGGCAAGGAATACAGTATAAAAGCCACATATGGGCATATAAAAGACCTCCCCAAGAGCACAATAGGGGTGGATATAGAAAAGGGTTTTAAGCCCAATTTCCAGATATTAAAAGATAAGGTAAAGATAGTAGAGGAGCTGAAAAAAGCCGGAGCCAATGCAGATACAGTATATATAGGTTCTGACCCTGATAGAGAGGGAGAGGCAATTGCCTTCCATGTAGCAGAGGTTTTAGGTAAAAAAAAGGATATCAAGAGAATACTAATCCACGAGATTACAGAAAAAGGGGTTAAAGAAGCCTTAAAAGATCCTACTACCCTTGATGAAGCAAAATATAATGCCCAGAAGGCAAGGAGGATATTGGACCGTCTCGTGGGGTATAAGATAAGTCCTGTTTTATGGGAAAAGGTGAGTTATGGACTTTCCGCCGGCAGGGTCCAGTCTGTTGCCTTAAGGATTATATGCGACAGGGAAGAGGAGATAATAAACTTTAAGCCAGAAGAATATTGGGTTATTAAAGGTATTTTCCATACAGAGAAAGGCGAATTAATAGAAGCAACCCTTGAAAGAAAAGAAGATTCGAAAATAAAGGTTACATCAGAGGAAGAGGCTAAAGGCATAAAAGAAGCTGTTCAGGGAAAGGAATTTAGCGTAAGGTATGTAGAGATTAAAGACAGAAATATAGCCCCACAAGCAGCCTTTATAACCAGTAAACTCCAGCAGGAGGCATCGAGGAGGCTAAAATTTTCTCCAAAAAAGACCATGCTACTTGCTCAGAGACTCTATGAAGGGGTCAGCATAGGTGATGAAGGGAATCTTGGGCTTATTACTTACATGAGAACAGATTCTGTAAGGGTGTCCAATGAGGCTATACAGGGCGCCAGAGACTTAATAAAGGGACTTTTTGGTCCATCATATCTTCCCAAAACACCTAATTATTTTAAGAATAAAAAGACCTCTCAGGATGCCCATGAGGCAATAAGACCAACATACCCTCATCTAATACCTGAAAAACTAAAGCCGTTTCTTGATAAAGACCTTTTTGCGCTATATGAACTTATTTGGAAGAGGTTTATTGCCTCCCAGATGGCACCGCAGAAGGTGAGGATAAAGAATATAGAGATAGGCGACGATTATATATTTGTTGCAAAAGGTCAGCAGGTCATTTTTGATGGGTTTTCAAGAATATATCTGGAGGAAGAGGAAGAGCCTGAGTTGACTAAAGAACTCCCGGATACAAAAAAGGGAGAGAAATTATTTCTTAAAGATTTAGACCTTCAACAAAAATTTACTGCACCTCCTCCAAGATACAACGAGGCAACACTTATAAAAACCCTTGAGGCAAAAGGTATAGGCAGACCGTCTACATATGCAACCATTGTAAGTGTCGTACAGGAAAGGGATTATGTAAAAAAAGACAAAGGAAGGCTTGTCCCAACACCCCTTGGAATTACAGTCAACAGACTCATGAAGGAGTTTTTTCCCCTTATTGTGGATATTAACTTTACTGCAAAGATGGAGGACCACCTCGACCTTATAGAAGATGGAAAGAGGGACTGGGTAAAATCTCTTGGTAAGTTCTACACAGCCTTTGAAAAAGAGCTCTCTACAGCAAAGCATGATATGAAGAGCCTCAAGAAAGAGGAAAAAGAGACTGATATAATATGTGAGAGATGCGGGAAGAATATGCTCCTCAGATGGGGGAAGAACGGTGAATACCTTGTGTGCAGTGGAAGACCTGATTGCAAAAACAAAAAGAATGTAACAATAGGTGAAGATGGGACAATAAATATCCAGGAGACAGAGATAAAAGGGACATGCAAACAGTGCGGCGGAAATATGATAGAAAAGACGGGTAGATTTGGCAGGTTCCTTGCCTGTAGTAATTATCCTGACTGCACCTATACAGAGCCCTATTCCCTTGGATTTGCCTGCCCTGAAGAGGGATGCAATGGCAGGCTCGTAGAAAGGGTCTCTAAAAAGAAAAAGAGATTTATAAGCTGTTCTAATTATCCTGACTGTTCATTTGCCACATATATGGAGCCTAAGGAGGGTGAATGTCCCATATGTAAGGCACCTACCCTTTTCTCTTATAAAAAAACAACATCTTGTCTTCGTAAGGGTTGCGGATGGAAATCAAGATAA
- the dprA gene encoding DNA-processing protein DprA translates to MKDIIELIAISRIKGINPRQKRELVEERQDNDRFKDLLKGFKDFESIETELKTLKDMGVDVITIKDKEYPELLKNIPDPPLVLYKKGRLPPGTNYLSIVGSRKASFEGINISEKMASTLSSLGVTIVSGLARGIDSAAHRGALKGKGKTVAVLGSGIDVCYPPENHWLYKKIGEEGAVISEYGIGEKPLAYHFPERNRIIAGLSKGVIVIEASARSGSLITARLALEYNRDVMAIPGNIFDEEHKGANRLIKEGARLIEGIEDIISVCLPNITLKDKDIIDMDEDESYIYSLIGNERVHIDDIIEQSNRQAKDVLAIITRLEMKEAIRQFPGGFYLRN, encoded by the coding sequence ATGAAAGATATTATAGAATTGATTGCCATTTCCAGGATTAAAGGCATTAATCCAAGGCAAAAAAGAGAACTCGTAGAGGAAAGACAAGATAACGATAGATTTAAAGATCTATTAAAGGGTTTTAAGGATTTTGAATCCATAGAGACAGAATTAAAGACATTGAAAGATATGGGTGTGGACGTTATAACTATAAAGGATAAGGAATATCCAGAACTTTTAAAAAATATACCTGATCCGCCTCTTGTTCTATATAAAAAAGGCAGGCTGCCTCCAGGAACCAATTATTTATCCATTGTAGGCTCAAGAAAGGCGAGCTTTGAGGGTATAAATATCTCTGAGAAGATGGCATCTACCCTTTCATCTCTTGGAGTTACCATTGTAAGTGGGCTTGCAAGGGGTATAGATTCAGCAGCCCATAGGGGTGCACTGAAAGGTAAAGGAAAAACAGTGGCGGTCCTTGGTTCCGGTATAGATGTGTGCTATCCACCTGAAAATCATTGGCTTTATAAAAAAATAGGCGAAGAAGGTGCTGTTATAAGTGAATACGGTATAGGCGAAAAACCCCTTGCCTATCATTTCCCTGAACGCAATAGGATCATAGCAGGTCTGTCAAAGGGTGTTATTGTAATAGAGGCATCGGCAAGAAGTGGCTCACTTATAACAGCGAGATTGGCCCTTGAGTATAATCGCGATGTCATGGCAATACCGGGAAATATCTTTGATGAAGAACATAAAGGTGCTAACAGGCTTATAAAAGAAGGGGCAAGGCTTATAGAGGGCATTGAGGATATAATCTCAGTATGTCTGCCTAATATAACATTGAAAGATAAAGACATTATTGATATGGATGAAGATGAAAGCTATATTTATTCTCTCATAGGCAACGAAAGGGTTCATATAGACGATATTATAGAGCAGAGCAATAGACAGGCAAAGGATGTTCTTGCTATAATTACAAGACTTGAGATGAAGGAGGCAATAAGGCAATTCCCTGGTGGTTTTTACCTGAGGAATTAG
- the trmFO gene encoding methylenetetrahydrofolate--tRNA-(uracil(54)-C(5))-methyltransferase (FADH(2)-oxidizing) TrmFO — MEIKIIGGGIAGVEAAYQIAKRGHSVILYEMRPNVSTPAHKTGFLSELVCSNSLKSNEFTNAHGLLKEEMRRLDSIIINTAHETAIPGGKALVVDRERFSRAITEKIKSHHLISVMREEINDIPSGIVIIATGPLTGERLTESIKALTGHGHLFFFDAISPIIAGDSIDFDNAFFSSRYKHDSDDYLNCPLTEEEYNIFYNALITAERVELRPFEKTPYFEGCLPIEVMAERGRQTLLYGPMKPVGIIDRRTGKEPFAVIQLRREDSKGNMFNMVGFQTKLTYGEQERVFKLIPALRNARFFRYGSIHRNTYINSPVLLNRALQLKKQEDVFFAGQITGVEGYIESAAMGLLAGISSLCYKKGIEFFAPPPETCIGALLHYITTEKKDFQPMNINFGILLGYNKRDKNRVIDNALLCITKWIHAINRQLDQA, encoded by the coding sequence ATGGAAATCAAGATAATAGGAGGTGGCATAGCAGGTGTTGAGGCTGCCTATCAGATTGCAAAGAGGGGGCATAGTGTTATCCTCTATGAGATGAGGCCGAATGTATCTACCCCTGCCCATAAAACAGGGTTTCTTTCAGAGCTTGTATGTAGCAATTCATTGAAATCAAATGAATTTACCAATGCCCATGGACTCTTAAAAGAGGAAATGAGGAGACTCGATTCTATCATCATAAACACAGCCCATGAGACTGCAATACCTGGGGGCAAGGCGCTTGTTGTAGATAGAGAAAGATTTTCCAGGGCTATTACAGAAAAGATAAAATCCCATCATTTGATAAGTGTCATGAGGGAAGAGATAAACGATATCCCTTCAGGTATAGTGATCATTGCCACCGGTCCTTTAACAGGCGAGAGGCTTACAGAGAGCATAAAGGCTTTAACAGGACATGGCCATCTCTTTTTCTTTGATGCCATATCCCCTATAATAGCCGGTGATTCTATAGACTTTGACAATGCCTTTTTTTCATCAAGATACAAGCATGATTCAGATGATTATCTAAACTGTCCCCTTACAGAGGAGGAATACAATATATTTTATAATGCATTAATAACAGCCGAGAGGGTGGAATTGAGACCCTTTGAAAAGACACCTTACTTTGAAGGGTGCCTACCCATAGAGGTCATGGCAGAAAGGGGTAGACAGACCTTACTATATGGCCCTATGAAGCCTGTAGGTATCATTGACAGGCGAACTGGCAAAGAACCTTTTGCAGTAATCCAGTTAAGGAGGGAGGATAGCAAAGGAAATATGTTTAATATGGTGGGCTTCCAGACAAAGCTCACCTATGGGGAACAGGAAAGGGTATTTAAGCTTATACCAGCCTTGAGGAATGCACGTTTTTTCAGGTATGGCAGCATCCACAGAAATACATATATAAATTCACCTGTCCTTTTGAACAGGGCATTACAATTAAAAAAACAAGAAGATGTTTTCTTTGCAGGACAGATAACAGGTGTTGAAGGATATATTGAATCTGCTGCCATGGGGCTTCTGGCAGGCATATCTTCCTTGTGCTATAAAAAAGGCATAGAATTTTTTGCCCCGCCCCCTGAGACGTGCATAGGGGCTTTATTACATTACATTACAACGGAAAAAAAGGATTTTCAACCCATGAATATAAACTTCGGTATATTATTGGGTTATAACAAGCGTGATAAAAACAGGGTAATAGATAATGCCCTCTTGTGCATAACAAAATGGATCCATGCTATTAACCGACAGCTTGACCAAGCTTGA